In Cryptomeria japonica chromosome 1, Sugi_1.0, whole genome shotgun sequence, the sequence GTGCCTGTGAATTTGTATTCCAAAGAAATCGGCATACCACAACAAATGAAAATCTTGAGGCCAGGTGGAATATCGAATCTATTTTCACCAACAAAGGAAAAAGTTCTTATCATTAGGCATTCCCAAAGATTCTTGTGAAGAGCATTCTTCCTCCAAAACTGCTTCAAAGATTTGTTTAGATTCAATCTTAAGCTCTCCATGTCAAAATGCATGCTGACCAGGCCATATCGGAAATAATGGAAACAGAATGTAAACAACCAACGCAAGTGCTGATCTAGCTAAGAAGAACAGAAAATCTCGCAGCAAAATACTCTTTATATCTATATCCCATTGTACAGATCCTATGAGTTTCCTATTTATATTTCATTACGTACACAATAGCTTGTACTCAAGTCACTGGGCTTGGAATCAGACATGGCCAAAGGATTAGCATGGATTGCTATTATCATCTTGGCTTTCTCATTCAAAGAGGCCGTGGGTGATAACACAGAGCCAAAGGCCGTGCCTGATAAGACAAAGGCAAGTTACAAGAGCTTGAAATTCATTGTGTATAAGTGTCGTTACTCATGCAGTATGTCAGTTCTTCACATGACTggataattttattttgttttctttctgcTCTGTTCTGAGGACACCCACTGGAGATAACAGAAGATTGTTATGTGGGTGTTTTGGTTATGAAGATTGTGATGTGAGTGTATGGTTTTTAAGATACCAAACTAAAGGTTTCAATCTTGTGATCTGTCAGATGGCTTATAAAAACATAAATTAAGTTATGATTTTTAAAATACTTATAGTTTGATATTCTCTAgtcttaatatgttgcttaatatgAATGATTTAAGACTGACCGTAATCTCTTTGTTGTACTGTTTGAATATATTTATACTATTTTCTGCCCAGAAAATATTGCTTACAATTCTAAACTTCCTATGAATTTAAAGTTTACATTGAATGAAACTTTCTCCTGGTTGATGAAAACTGGGATTGACAACTTTGAACtccatgaaattgaaattgaagtttACATTGAATGAAACTTTCTCAATACAAACTTTCTATATTTATATGGTGAACCTTTTGATTTGGGTGGTTGCAGTCCTATATAGTGTACTTAGGAGGCCACAATGACAGGGCCGGAGAGCAGCAGTTGATGGCACATTCTCATTATGAACTTCTAGCATCTGTTGTGAGAAGGTAATAAGCATTGAGAGTCTTAAATCTCGGTAACTTGGTTCTTTAATCTGGTACTAACATTTGCGTTTTCTTTCTTTTACAGTAAGCAAGAAGCCATTGATTCAATATTCTACTCGTACAGTAGAAATATAAATGGGTTTGCTGCTATTCTCAGCGAAGAACAGGCTCTTGCTGTATCAAGTAAAATGCAACTCCATAAACGTTTTGATTGCTTCCTTCTTATTGAAGTTAATGAATTCATATGAAATTATGAACTAATTTTTGAACCCCTCAGTTCAAATGATGTACCAATCAAATCTGCTGTAGAGACATTTTATCTATAATCCAAAGACTAGATTCAACGTTTTTTAAAACCAAATTGGTGTAGAGGACCCTTCAAAATGCATCATTCAGTTTTATTTATTGTGTGGTCTGTGTTTGCTAACTGAATTATGCTTATCCAGAATTACCAGAAGTATTGTCTGTATATCCTAACAGAAGAATAAAGTTGCAAACAACTCGTTCTTGGGAATTCCTTGGATTAGAACATGCAAATGAACAAGTCCCTCCAGAGTCCCTTTGGAAAAAAGCAGCATATGGAAAGGATGTCATTATTGCTACGCTGGATACAGGTAGAAAAGACCCTCTTCCTCCTCCTCAACAGTCTAAAAGCATGGGTTTATATCCAGATCATAATTATCTAATAGTAAATCTGTCTTGAATTGCTCTTTGTTAGGTGTATGGCCCGAATCTAAAAGCTTCAGTGATGAGGGCATGGGTCCTGTCCCTTCCCGATGGAAGGGAAGATGTGAGAATAGCACCAACTTCAGTTGCAACAGGTGCTTTGATTTTAAGTCACAGAAAACAAGCAGTTTACATTTTTCaaacaaattaataaaaaatgtgttttgaatgaatgattttaatgaCGATTATAGACTAAACAGTTTATGGGATCAAGAAAACATCTTTAATGTATTTTCAGATTCTTTTTGATGTGTGATTCACTATTATTGATTTTGACTGGTCTATGTTTTCAACCTTCAAGTTATTTTTTATTGATTATGGATGTCTTCATAAGTTGTGAATTCTATGATGAAGTGTATTCCATTTCCATTGCCCTCTTATTACAGAATATGCAAGCTTTCTTCCGAAAATTTTTTTGGGTATCTTCTACCTATTGGTCTCACACCTAAGAAAATGTGATCCCATCCTCAATTGTGCAACTAATAGCCTCTCTTTTCAGTCCTAAATTAGTTTTTCCACTATGATACATGTGGTATACTTGTTTTCCACCCAATCTGATTTGTCCACATAGCTGTTCTAAATTTTTTGATCACATATCTTTTTATTTCTTTGTTAGTGTTAGGACATTTTGACAGATTGATGCCCCACTAGTTCTTGCTTCATCCAAGTTTGAATTTCCTCAATTTTGTACATGCATAACCACAATTTTTTGCATATATTAATATAAAGAAAATCTGAGTTTTCAAATTATTTGGTCCCACAGGAAGCTGATTGGAGCCAGATCTTTCCACAAGGGATTTGAGGCTGAAAGTGGGCAACTTGATCTGTCTAAAGTATCAACAAACAGAACACCACGTGACACAAGTGGGCATGGCTCCCATACTCTGTCCACAGCAGGAGGGAATTTTGTGAAGAAAGCAAGTTTGTTTGGATATGGAGAAGGCACTGCAAAGGGAGGGGCTCCTGGTGCCAGACTTGCAAGCTACAAAGTTTGTTGGAGTGATGGTTTCGGTGATGATTCTTGTGCTGAAGCAGACATTCTTGCAGCATTCGACCAAGGGATATATGATGGAGTAGATTTGTTCTCTGTTTCCATTGGAGGTTCTCCCTATGGTCAACTATTGTTGCAAGATTCGATTACCATTGGGTCACTCCATGCTGTCGAAAAAGGGAGAGTGGTGGTTTGTGCAGGAGGAAATGATGGTCCAATGCCTGGCTCTGTTGCAAACCTGGCTCCCTGGATTATAACAGTGGGAGCAAGTACCATTGATAGAACATTTTCTTCCATTGTTTTCCTTGGCAACAAGAAGATATATAAGGTCAGaaatttcttttagttttattGTTGATAAATGTTTTCAATTTCTTAAGAGGGGCTAAACATGCTCATTCAGTTGTTTATTTCCGATCTTGAGAGTAACAAAGCAAAATCCATCATGTTAATCATGTTTTTTAATTCAAGAAGTGGCATTTTATCATGTTTTCAAACAACACGTTATTGCAAGCATTTTAGAATGATAAAAATTGGTTGTAAAGTGTATTGAACTTATTTTCATCCCTTGCTTTATGCTAGAAAATTTATGGAAATTTATTGTTTTGAGGCCAGGGAGAAAGCCTAGCTCAGTTATCCCTAAAAAAGAAAAGAATGTACCCTCTGATATCATCGACAAATGCTACACTTCCGGGTGTAGATTTTTATGACGGGTATGTTACACAATTACTCATTTTTATGATTAACCATAGAAGCTGAAAGTACTTTTATAGTCAACAGCAAGTACTTCTATAAGTTCTGTCTATCAAACACATAACTCCCAACCACCATGACCTTAGACACTGGTATAAATATGTTGCAGATTGGCTTGCTCCACGAAATCGTTGGATCCTCGGAAAGTTAAAGGCAAGATAGTTGCCTGCATTGGTGGCATAAGTCCAGATGTTGTAATGGGTCAAGAAGTTCGTAGGGCAGGAGGAGTCGGCATGCTTGATCTAAATAGTCCAGGAGAACAAAATTTTCTTTTGCCACAAGCTCATGTTCTTCCTGCAACAGAACTCACTGCTGATGATGCTATTGCAGTTACCAGTTATATAAACTCTACAAAGTAGGTATTCAGGGGAGTTAGTTTCAGTTAAACCAACACCACATTAAAAGGTTTTGGGTATTCACAGATCCTAAGCATTCTTATGTTCTCATGCAGATATCCTGTTGCTTACATCTCTCCTGTGGAAACCAAGTTAAATATGAGGCCAGCTCCTACGGTGGCAGCCTTCTCCTCTATAGGCCCAAATATTGTTATCCCGGACATACTTAAGGTCATAATTCAACCctgaaactttgattttttttcattttacatAATGATTCCTCCATTGCAGACCTCCTGACAATAGAGTTTTTATTGTGTATCAATGCAGCCTGACATTTTGGGTCCAGGGACCAACATCCTTGCTGCTTGGTCAGGAGCAGCACCTCCATCTACCTTCGATTTTGATCGTAGGAGGGTTCCTTTTAATATAATTTCAGGCACTTCTATGGCAACCCCTCATGTTGCTGGTATTGCAGCATTAATTAAGGCAATACATCCTCACTGGAGCCCAGCAGCCATCAGATCAGCCATCATGACTACAGGTATGTATATCATTTATTATTATATACTTACAGGATTATGTTGTCATAGAAAACATTTGACACAGGTTTATCTTAGCGATAGTTTTGTTGGTTTTCTTAATTTTGGTATAAACAGCACATTCTAATAGGTGGGTATGGTTGAAGAAGCTAATGTGATTTCAGATGATTCATATCAATAAGTCTTTATTTTTTGGGTTCTCTTAATTTTAATTTAAACAGCATATTCTAAGTTTTGACTTGTTTAGATGACTTATCTGAAATTATACTAACAGGTGAGTCTTACT encodes:
- the LOC131044645 gene encoding subtilisin-like protease SBT5.3, with protein sequence MAHSHYELLASVVRSKQEAIDSIFYSYSRNINGFAAILSEEQALAVSKLPEVLSVYPNRRIKLQTTRSWEFLGLEHANEQVPPESLWKKAAYGKDVIIATLDTGVWPESKSFSDEGMGPVPSRWKGRCENSTNFSCNRKLIGARSFHKGFEAESGQLDLSKVSTNRTPRDTSGHGSHTLSTAGGNFVKKASLFGYGEGTAKGGAPGARLASYKVCWSDGFGDDSCAEADILAAFDQGIYDGVDLFSVSIGGSPYGQLLLQDSITIGSLHAVEKGRVVVCAGGNDGPMPGSVANLAPWIITVGASTIDRTFSSIVFLGNKKIYKGESLAQLSLKKKRMYPLISSTNATLPGVDFYDGLACSTKSLDPRKVKGKIVACIGGISPDVVMGQEVRRAGGVGMLDLNSPGEQNFLLPQAHVLPATELTADDAIAVTSYINSTKYPVAYISPVETKLNMRPAPTVAAFSSIGPNIVIPDILKPDILGPGTNILAAWSGAAPPSTFDFDRRRVPFNIISGTSMATPHVAGIAALIKAIHPHWSPAAIRSAIMTTATNMDNTKRIIKDFLLQTASPFDFGAGQINPNQAADPGLVYDISPNDYLTFLCSFGTNSSQIRNETGRPYRCPPNNQTIYNLNYPSITVSSLDGPVFVRRTVTYVSNGSATFEGKVRSPHGAVIVLKPNKLEFTKTGETQTYYVVMKPRKGFNSTEYGYLTWESAHHVVRSPIVICGKSTNCIA